In one window of Micromonospora cathayae DNA:
- a CDS encoding pirin family protein, with protein MPAITVDDVLVLPRLPRLDDGDTAFRPVRRMVTAPSGFEGEGFPVRRAFAGVPVTELDPFLHLDQMGEVEYAPGEPKGTPWHPHRGFETVTYIIDGVFDHQDSQGGGGRITNGDTQWMTAGSGLLHIEAPPEHLVVSGGLFHGLQLWVNLPRVAKMNPPRYQDIRGKESALLTTPDGGALLRVIAGEVAGHRGPGSTHTPITITHVTVQPGAQVDLPWRPDFNALVYVLGGRGTVGTDRRPVHTGQLAVHGPGDALRFAADERQDSRTPAMDVYVMGGQPIREPVAQYGPFVMNTREELIQAFEDYQAGRLGVIPTERVPHTDGGPAS; from the coding sequence ATGCCCGCCATCACCGTGGACGACGTCCTCGTCCTGCCACGCCTGCCCCGGCTGGACGACGGCGACACCGCCTTCCGTCCGGTCCGCCGCATGGTCACCGCGCCGAGCGGTTTCGAGGGCGAGGGGTTCCCGGTCCGCCGGGCCTTCGCCGGGGTGCCCGTCACCGAGCTGGACCCCTTCCTGCACCTCGACCAGATGGGCGAGGTGGAGTACGCGCCCGGCGAGCCGAAGGGAACCCCGTGGCATCCGCACCGGGGTTTCGAGACCGTCACGTACATCATCGACGGTGTCTTCGACCACCAGGACTCCCAGGGCGGTGGCGGCCGGATCACCAACGGCGACACCCAGTGGATGACCGCGGGTAGCGGCCTGTTGCACATCGAGGCCCCGCCGGAGCACCTGGTGGTCAGCGGGGGCCTCTTCCACGGCCTCCAGCTCTGGGTGAACCTGCCCCGGGTGGCGAAGATGAACCCGCCGCGCTACCAGGACATCCGGGGGAAGGAGTCGGCCCTGCTGACCACCCCCGACGGCGGCGCGCTGCTGCGGGTCATCGCCGGTGAGGTGGCCGGGCACCGGGGGCCGGGCAGCACGCACACCCCGATCACCATCACCCACGTCACCGTGCAGCCGGGCGCCCAGGTGGACCTGCCCTGGCGGCCGGACTTCAACGCCCTGGTGTACGTCCTCGGTGGGCGCGGCACGGTCGGCACCGACCGCCGGCCGGTCCACACCGGCCAGCTCGCCGTGCACGGGCCGGGTGACGCGCTGCGCTTCGCCGCCGACGAGCGGCAGGACAGCCGTACCCCGGCGATGGACGTCTACGTCATGGGCGGGCAGCCCATCCGGGAGCCGGTGGCACAGTACGGCCCGTTCGTGATGAACACGCGCGAGGAACTCATTCAGGCCTTCGAGGACTACCAGGCCGGCCGGCTCGGGGTGATCCCGACCGAGCGGGTTCCGCACACCGACGGCGGTCCGGCCTCCTGA
- a CDS encoding multicopper oxidase family protein has product MRPLRRVLIFATVAVVLLCAAGVAGVAWMFNSTTVSTAGKIDFVHALPVPPLAPSTVDAQGRRVFELRAQTGRHDFGDRTADTWGFNGAYLGPTLRAARGEQVLVNVHNGLDEETTVHWHGMHLPARMDGGPHQMVPAGRSWSPTWTVDQPASTLWYHPHPHGETAAHVYRGLAGMFLIDDPATSVADLPNRYGVDDVPVIVQDKRFAGNGNLKEGAPLFSGVGLLGDTIVVNGATAPYLDVTSERVRLRVLNASNARVFDFGFADDREFALVGTDGGLLDQPYRMNRVMLSPGERAEIVVDVRPGERPVLRSYPPDMGADAWQERFNGGEDTFDVLQLRAADRLAERPELPATLVDTPRLDPAQAAQTRSFTFSGTRINGDAMDMDRIDATVTKGTTEVWEVRSQEALQHNFHVHDVQFQVLDVDGRQPPPQLSGWKDTIYLYPNRQYRIIARFADHADPDTPYMYHCHILFHEDEGMMGQFVVVEPGQRAGTPGGGHDHGGQGAGHAAHQGHGG; this is encoded by the coding sequence ATGCGCCCGCTGCGGCGAGTGCTGATCTTCGCCACCGTCGCCGTCGTGCTGCTGTGCGCGGCCGGCGTGGCGGGGGTGGCCTGGATGTTCAACTCCACGACCGTCTCCACCGCCGGCAAGATCGACTTCGTGCACGCGCTGCCGGTGCCGCCGCTGGCACCGTCCACCGTCGACGCGCAGGGACGGCGGGTCTTCGAGCTGCGGGCCCAGACCGGACGCCACGACTTCGGCGACCGTACCGCCGACACCTGGGGTTTCAACGGCGCGTACCTCGGCCCCACCCTGCGGGCCGCCCGGGGCGAGCAGGTGCTGGTGAACGTCCACAACGGTCTGGACGAGGAGACCACCGTGCACTGGCACGGCATGCACCTGCCGGCCCGGATGGACGGCGGCCCGCACCAGATGGTGCCGGCCGGCAGGAGCTGGTCCCCCACCTGGACGGTGGACCAGCCGGCCAGCACCCTGTGGTACCACCCGCACCCGCACGGCGAGACCGCCGCGCACGTCTACCGGGGACTCGCCGGGATGTTCCTGATCGACGACCCGGCCACCTCGGTCGCCGACCTGCCGAACCGGTACGGCGTGGACGACGTGCCGGTGATCGTGCAGGACAAGCGGTTCGCCGGCAACGGGAACCTCAAGGAGGGCGCGCCGCTGTTCAGCGGGGTCGGCCTGCTCGGTGACACCATCGTGGTCAACGGCGCGACCGCCCCGTACCTGGACGTGACCAGCGAACGGGTGCGGCTGCGGGTGCTGAACGCGTCCAACGCCCGGGTCTTCGACTTCGGCTTCGCCGACGACCGGGAGTTCGCCCTGGTCGGCACGGACGGCGGGCTGCTCGACCAGCCGTACCGGATGAACCGGGTGATGCTCTCGCCGGGCGAACGGGCGGAGATCGTGGTCGACGTGCGCCCCGGTGAGCGGCCGGTGCTGCGCAGCTACCCGCCGGACATGGGCGCGGACGCCTGGCAGGAGCGGTTCAACGGCGGCGAGGACACCTTCGACGTCCTCCAACTGCGGGCCGCCGACCGGCTGGCGGAACGGCCGGAACTGCCGGCCACGCTGGTCGACACGCCCCGGCTGGACCCGGCGCAGGCGGCGCAGACCCGGTCGTTCACCTTCTCCGGCACCCGGATCAACGGTGACGCGATGGACATGGACCGGATCGACGCCACCGTCACCAAGGGCACCACGGAGGTGTGGGAGGTGCGCAGCCAGGAGGCGCTCCAGCACAACTTCCACGTGCACGACGTCCAGTTCCAGGTGCTCGACGTGGACGGACGGCAACCGCCGCCGCAGCTCAGCGGCTGGAAGGACACCATCTACCTCTACCCGAACCGGCAGTACCGGATCATCGCCCGGTTCGCCGACCACGCCGACCCGGACACGCCGTACATGTACCACTGCCACATCCTGTTCCACGAGGACGAGGGGATGATGGGGCAGTTCGTGGTGGTCGAGCCGGGGCAGCGGGCGGGCACCCCCGGGGGCGGCCACGACCACGGCGGCCAGGGTGCCGGGCACGCCGCGCACCAGGGGCACGGCGGCTGA
- a CDS encoding FAD-binding oxidoreductase codes for MKRRRPGRTGPEIAFPCARAMRSDAARQRGLPGARGLPRDAPAPGPVSFLAPTTPGGGLFLPVCGLDPQTGPFGGGPGPWSPEAVARRLRPQFDGRLHLPGGAGYEAGRSAWRRDVDQQPLLVAEVTDAADVARAVITAREFEVPVGVQATGHGTVRPTDDGVLLNLARLTYVEIDPERATARVGGGARWGDVIAAAARYGLAPISGSSSQVGVAGYTLGGGLGWLSRRYGFAADSLLRAEVVTAAGNRLVAGPDHDVDLWWALRGGGGNFGVVTELLLRLYPVTEVYGGLAYFPAERAGDILAYHRDHAADLPDEFSSVLSLLRLPDLPATPEPLRGRPVLSLRVCHTGSPDQGRRALAPLLAVAGPPLLGGYRQLAWPATDLLDGPQPSPQILQAHTDLLQGLSDELIEVLLAEIHGTDRTSPDESPVTVIELRHVGGALTRPGPDDGPAGHRDATYALLAVAPDLRPTDVPAARGYLASFARRVRPYATGGVLLNFLTDPSRTAAAYRPADLGRLTALKRVYDPENIFHRNHNIPPGH; via the coding sequence ATGAAACGACGCAGGCCAGGCCGGACCGGGCCGGAGATCGCCTTTCCCTGCGCCCGGGCCATGCGTTCCGACGCGGCGCGCCAGCGCGGGCTTCCCGGCGCGCGCGGGCTGCCCCGGGACGCGCCGGCCCCCGGCCCGGTCTCCTTCCTCGCCCCGACCACGCCCGGCGGTGGGCTCTTCCTCCCGGTCTGTGGCCTCGACCCGCAGACCGGCCCGTTCGGCGGTGGTCCCGGCCCGTGGAGTCCGGAAGCCGTCGCGCGCCGGCTGCGGCCCCAGTTCGACGGCCGGCTGCACCTGCCCGGCGGCGCCGGCTACGAGGCCGGCCGCTCGGCCTGGCGGCGCGACGTCGACCAGCAGCCCCTGCTGGTGGCCGAGGTCACCGACGCGGCGGACGTGGCACGGGCCGTGATCACCGCCCGCGAGTTCGAGGTACCGGTCGGCGTGCAGGCCACCGGGCACGGCACCGTACGCCCCACCGACGACGGGGTGCTGCTGAACCTGGCCCGGCTGACCTACGTCGAGATCGACCCCGAGCGGGCCACCGCCCGGGTCGGTGGTGGGGCCCGGTGGGGTGACGTCATCGCCGCCGCCGCGCGCTACGGGCTGGCCCCGATCTCCGGTTCCTCGTCCCAGGTGGGCGTCGCCGGGTACACCCTCGGTGGCGGGCTCGGCTGGTTGTCCCGCCGGTACGGCTTCGCCGCCGACAGTCTGCTGCGCGCCGAGGTGGTGACCGCCGCCGGCAACCGGCTGGTCGCCGGCCCCGACCACGACGTGGACCTGTGGTGGGCGCTGCGCGGTGGCGGCGGCAACTTCGGCGTGGTCACCGAACTGTTGCTGCGGCTGTACCCGGTGACCGAGGTCTACGGTGGGCTGGCCTACTTCCCGGCCGAGCGGGCCGGCGACATCCTGGCGTACCACCGGGACCACGCGGCCGACCTGCCGGACGAGTTCTCCAGCGTGCTGAGCCTGCTCCGGCTGCCCGACCTGCCGGCCACCCCGGAGCCGCTGCGCGGCCGGCCGGTGTTGTCGCTGCGGGTCTGCCACACCGGGTCGCCGGACCAGGGGCGGCGGGCGCTGGCCCCGCTGCTGGCGGTGGCCGGCCCGCCGCTGCTCGGCGGGTACCGTCAACTGGCCTGGCCGGCGACCGACCTGCTGGACGGCCCGCAACCGTCACCGCAGATCCTCCAGGCGCACACCGACCTGCTCCAGGGGCTCAGCGACGAACTGATCGAGGTGCTGCTGGCCGAGATCCACGGCACCGACCGGACCAGCCCGGACGAGTCACCGGTGACCGTGATCGAGTTGCGGCACGTCGGCGGGGCGCTGACCCGTCCCGGCCCTGACGACGGGCCCGCCGGACACCGGGACGCGACGTACGCGCTGCTCGCGGTGGCCCCGGACCTGCGCCCCACCGATGTGCCGGCGGCCCGGGGGTACCTGGCGTCCTTCGCCCGGCGGGTGCGGCCGTACGCGACCGGGGGAGTGCTGCTCAACTTCCTCACCGACCCGAGCCGTACCGCGGCGGCGTACCGGCCGGCGGATCTCGGGCGACTCACCGCCCTCAAGCGGGTCTACGACCCGGAGAACATCTTCCACCGCAACCACAACATCCCGCCCGGCCACTGA